The Daucus carota subsp. sativus chromosome 9, DH1 v3.0, whole genome shotgun sequence genome window below encodes:
- the LOC108202099 gene encoding protein WHAT'S THIS FACTOR 9, mitochondrial isoform X1 produces the protein MNWRYICVCFCIYYIVSNLTPFVLDNMNCNILSRALKKSLEPKNPFLYMLTHNYVNVYMKWKKDPNFDTIESVNKSIELKPLISLKNCIANSPNGCIPITDVSKRGLQLDVPCKVARFLRLYPSVFEEFVGPNYDLPWFKLTGKAVELDQEERAVYRDFRDDLQGRLKKFILMSGEKRLPLKIIRGMQWYLGLPDEYLDDPEKNLDGCFRIVDIEDGLKGLAVECEEKVLSFVQRNAMRRGGYNGGSMEVVEFPLFPSKGMRLKRKIGDWFHKFQEVPYVSPYDEYWGLDSDSDVAEKRIVGVLHEMHCLFVDHAAERKKLLCLKKYMGLPQKFHKVFERHPYIFYLSLMNKTCTTVLKEPYCDRLSIEAHPLSKIRKRYIGLMKESAVILKSRRSKNQFNHQQNLSLNQDMGCLSDPKTEAVAHT, from the coding sequence ATGAATTGGaggtatatatgtgtgtgtttttgtatatattatattgtttcTAACCTGACCCCTTTTGTGCTTGATAATATGAATTGTAATATTCTTTCTAGAGCCTTGAAGAAATCACTTGAACCTAAAAACCCATTTCTTTATATGCTCACACACAACTATGTGAATGTGTACATGAAATGGAAGAAAGATCCAAACTTTGATACAATTGAGTCCGTTAACAAGTCGATTGAGCTCAAACCCTTGATTTCTCTCAAGAATTGTATTGCAAATTCACCAAATGGGTGTATTCCAATTACAGATGTTTCGAAAAGGGGTCTTCAGTTAGATGTTCCTTGTAAGGTTGCGCGGTTTCTTAGATTGTACCCTTCTGTTTTTGAGGAGTTTGTTGGTCCTAATTATGATCTTCCTTGGTTTAAGTTGACCGGAAAAGCGGTTGAGTTAGATCAAGAAGAGAGAGCTGTTTATAGGGATTTTAGAGATGATTTGCAAGGTAGGTTGAAGAAGTTTATACTTATGAGTGGTGAAAAGAGATTGCCGTTAAAGATAATCAGGGGGATGCAGTGGTATTTGGGTTTGCCGGATGAATATTTGGACGATCCGGAGAAAAATCTTGATGGCTGTTTTAGGATTGTAGATATTGAAGATGGGTTGAAGGGTTTAGCTGTTGAATGTGAGGAAAAGGTTTTGTCTTTTGTTCAGCGGAATGCAATGAGGAGAGGTGGGTATAATGGGGGATCAATGGAAGTCGTTGAATTTCCGCTTTTTCCATCGAAGGGGATGAGGTTGAAGAGGAAGATTGGTGATTGGTTTCATAAATTTCAAGAGGTGCCATATGTTTCACCGTATGACGAATATTGGGGATTGGATTCAGATAGTGATGTGGCGGAGAAACGGATTGTTGGAGTGCTTCATGAAATGCATTGTTTGTTTGTTGATCATGCTGCCGAGAGAAAGAAGCTTTTATGCTTGAAGAAGTATATGGGTTTGCCACAGAAATTTCATAAGGTATTTGAGAGACatccatatatattttatttatcgtTGATGAATAAGACTTGCACAACAGTTCTGAAAGAACCTTATTGTGATAGGTTATCTATAGAGGCGCATCCactatcaaaaattagaaaaaggtATATTGGTCTCATGAAAGAATCCGCAGTTATTTTGAAAAGTAGGCGTTCTAAAAATCAGTTTAATCATCAACAGAATCTGAGTTTAAATCAGGATATGGGTTGTCTGAGTGATCCCAAGACTGAAGCGGTAGCACATACTTAA
- the LOC108202099 gene encoding protein WHAT'S THIS FACTOR 9, mitochondrial isoform X2, which translates to MNWRYICVCFCIYYIVSNLTPFVLDNMNCNILSRALKKSLEPKNPFLYMLTHNYVNVYMKWKKDPNFDTIESVNKSIELKPLISLKNCIANSPNGCIPITDVSKRGLQLDVPCKVARFLRLYPSVFEEFVGPNYDLPWFKLTGKAVELDQEERAVYRDFRDDLQGRLKKFILMSGEKRLPLKIIRGMQWYLGLPDEYLDDPEKNLDGCFRIVDIEDGLKGLAVECEEKVLSFVQRNAMRRGGYNGGSMEVVEFPLFPSKGMRLKRKIGDWFHKFQEVPYVSPYDEYWGLDSDSDVAEKRIVGVLHEMHCLFVDHAAERKKLLCLKKYMGLPQKFHKVIYRGASTIKN; encoded by the exons ATGAATTGGaggtatatatgtgtgtgtttttgtatatattatattgtttcTAACCTGACCCCTTTTGTGCTTGATAATATGAATTGTAATATTCTTTCTAGAGCCTTGAAGAAATCACTTGAACCTAAAAACCCATTTCTTTATATGCTCACACACAACTATGTGAATGTGTACATGAAATGGAAGAAAGATCCAAACTTTGATACAATTGAGTCCGTTAACAAGTCGATTGAGCTCAAACCCTTGATTTCTCTCAAGAATTGTATTGCAAATTCACCAAATGGGTGTATTCCAATTACAGATGTTTCGAAAAGGGGTCTTCAGTTAGATGTTCCTTGTAAGGTTGCGCGGTTTCTTAGATTGTACCCTTCTGTTTTTGAGGAGTTTGTTGGTCCTAATTATGATCTTCCTTGGTTTAAGTTGACCGGAAAAGCGGTTGAGTTAGATCAAGAAGAGAGAGCTGTTTATAGGGATTTTAGAGATGATTTGCAAGGTAGGTTGAAGAAGTTTATACTTATGAGTGGTGAAAAGAGATTGCCGTTAAAGATAATCAGGGGGATGCAGTGGTATTTGGGTTTGCCGGATGAATATTTGGACGATCCGGAGAAAAATCTTGATGGCTGTTTTAGGATTGTAGATATTGAAGATGGGTTGAAGGGTTTAGCTGTTGAATGTGAGGAAAAGGTTTTGTCTTTTGTTCAGCGGAATGCAATGAGGAGAGGTGGGTATAATGGGGGATCAATGGAAGTCGTTGAATTTCCGCTTTTTCCATCGAAGGGGATGAGGTTGAAGAGGAAGATTGGTGATTGGTTTCATAAATTTCAAGAGGTGCCATATGTTTCACCGTATGACGAATATTGGGGATTGGATTCAGATAGTGATGTGGCGGAGAAACGGATTGTTGGAGTGCTTCATGAAATGCATTGTTTGTTTGTTGATCATGCTGCCGAGAGAAAGAAGCTTTTATGCTTGAAGAAGTATATGGGTTTGCCACAGAAATTTCATAAG GTTATCTATAGAGGCGCATCCactatcaaaaattag